In one window of Oryza sativa Japonica Group chromosome 9, ASM3414082v1 DNA:
- the LOC4346650 gene encoding uncharacterized LOC4346650 yields the protein MLEMTESWIEGSKNTSAPESVSCSVSRYESSPPRRLGKRNIYHLLAQREISPRTKHQAKNIWSGSPECATGSIELAFWVTDARHDLFSWAESQSLHRWSARYCLLLPAPRSTIAAAFSPDGRTLASTHGDHTVKIIDCQTGKCLKVLLGHWRTPWVVRYHPLHPDIVASGSLDNEVCLWDAKTSRCIGSHFFYKQIASIAFHAKGELLAVASGHKLFIWDYNKRDEASDPPMILRTRRSLRAVQFHPNGAPYLLTAEVNNLDSADSELTHATSSGYSNSPSAVFFAIMNSACCPYSESRFSSPCLIWPAYVRDDGSICLLRNDWVSGSSDVQQPSDSETQQAGHMVTPMDVCPGEPGVNNYDDEDSASLSNRIEMHTPSWQNSSRFHNSSAATDLHRIDIRQVSDLSSDTPNPEMPAHSRIDVPNSMPMDLFAFSNTIDVQMFLRDVEAGHHHNNYTGGSHSWELPFLQGWLMAQNRTGLRATLPNNEVIGDLPIGGTAGTDNVMNESSNMYSFERVGPSSSIPITTDSLRGLSKHRHMLASVPGGAGTSLQGAQNGEAHVNVVSLGVGSEFATSLFAGDGTELPCTVKLRIWRHNIDNPCAVLAPEACCLTISHAVLCSEMGTHFSPCGRFLVACVACLLPQTEVGEHVSQSPVQYDSTGAGTSPTRHPLPSRRVIYELRVYSLEEETFGTVLVSRAIRAAHCLTSIQFSPTSEHILLAYGRRHNSLLRGIFMDGKTTIPVYTVLEVYRVSDMELVRVIPSAEDEVNVACFHPSPGAGLVYGTKEGKLRIIQHNVADY from the exons ATGCTTGAAATGACTGAAAGTTGGATAGAAGGCTCAAAAAACACTTCAGCTCCAGAATCAGTTTCTTGTTCAGTTTCTAGATATGAATCATCACCGCCAAGAAGACTGGGGAAAAG AAATATTTATCATCTATTAGCTCAACGGGAGATCTCTCCTCGGACAAAACACCAAGCTAAAAATATTTGGTCTGGATCTCCAGAATGTGCTACTGGTTCAATTGAGTTAGCATTTTGGGTTACAGATGCTAGACATGATCTTTTTTCTTG GGCTGAATCACAATCCTTGCATCGGTGGTCTGCCAGGTATTGTCTTCTCCTGCCTGCTCCAAGGTCAACCATTGCAGCTGCATTCAGTCCGGATGGGAGAACACTTGCATCCACACA TGGTGACCATACTGTTAAAATAATCGATTGCCAAACTGGGAAATGTTTGAAAGTGTTGCTTGGACATTGGCGCACTCCATGGGTG GTTAGATATCATCCATTACATCCTGATATCGTTGCTAGCGGAAGTTTGGATAATGAAGTTTGTCTATGGGATGCTAAAACCTCCCGTTGCATTGGATCACACTTCTTCT ATAAGCAAATTGCATCAATTGCATTTCATGCAAAGGGGGAGCTTCTGGCGGTTGCTTCAGGGCACAAA CTGTTCATATGGGACTACAATAAACGAGATGAAGCTTCTGACCCACCAATGATATTAAGAACTCGCCGTTCACTGAGAGCTGTTCAATTTCATCCCAATGGGGCTCCGTATCTACTGACTGCAGAG GTTAACAATCTTGATTCTGCTGATTCAGAACTGACCCATGCAACATCTTCTGGCTATTCAAACTCGCCTTCGGCTGTATTTTTTGCAATCATGAACTCCGCATGTTGTCCATACTCTGAGTCTAGGTTTTCATCACCGTGCTTGATCTGGCCTGCATATGTCAGAGATGATGGAAGCATATGTCTGCTTCGCAATGACTGGGTTAGTGGTTCATCCGATGTGCAGCAGCCATCAGATTCTGAAACTCAACAGGCTGGCCATATGGTTACACCTATGGATGTATGCCCTGGAGAACCTGGGGTGAATAATTATGATGATGAAGATTCTGCATCTTTATCAAATAGAATAGAAATGCATACTCCCAGTTGGCAGAATAGCTCAAGATTTCACAACAGTAGTGCTGCTACTGATCTTCACAGGATTGATATAAGACAAGTTTCTGACCTGAGCAGTGATACGCCAAATCCAGAAATGCCTGCACATTCAAGAATTGATGTTCCAAATAGTATGCCAATGGATTTGTTCGCCTTTTCAAATACAATAGATGTTCAAATGTTCCTAAGAGACGTAGAGGCCGGACATCACCATAATAATTACACTGGTGGATCACATAGCTGGGAACTGCCTTTTCTCCAGGGTTGGTTGATGGCACAAAACCGTACAGGATTGCGTGCAACACTTCCTAACAATGAGGTTATAGGAGACTTACCTATCGGTGGCACTGCTGGGACTGATAATGTGATGAATGAATCATCAAACATGTACAGTTTTGAACGTGTAGGGCCTTCATCATCAATTCCAATTACTACGGACAGTTTGAGAGGGCTAAGTAAACATCGTCATATGCTGGCCTCTGTACCTGGTGGAGCAGGGACTTCGCTTCAAGGTGCTCAAAATGGTGAAGCTCATGTTAATGTTGTCTCATTAGGTGTTGGGTCAGAATTTGCTACGTCACTGTTTGCTGGTGACGGTACTGAATTACCCTGTACAGTGAAACTTAGAATATGGCGGCATAACATTGACAACCCTTGTGCTGTGTTAGCACCTGAGGCATGCTGCTTGACAATCTCTCATGCTGTTCTTTGCAG TGAAATGGGCACCCATTTTTCCCCCTGTGGGCGTTTTTTGGTGGCTTGTGTTGCATGCTTACTGCCTCAAACAGAAGTTGGTGAGCATGTAAGCCAATCGCCTGTACAGTATGATTCAACTGGGGCTGGAACATCACCAACTCGCCACCCTCTCCCCTCTCGTCGAGTTATTTATGAGCTTCGTGTTTATTCTCTTGAGGAGGAAAC GTTTGGGACAGTTCTTGTGTCCCGGGCAATAAGGGCAGCCCATTGCTTAACTTCCATTCAG TTTTCACCTACATCAGAGCACATACTACTGGCATATGGTCGTCGTCATAACTCACTTCTGAGGGGCATTTTCATGGATGGCAAGACCACAATCCCTGTGTACACTGTCTTGGAG GTGTATAGAGTTTCAGACATGGAGCTTGTAAGAGTTATCCCTAGTGCTGAAGATGAAGTCAATGTCGCATGTTTTCATCCTTCCCCTGGTGCAGGTCTTGTTTATGGGACTAAG GAAGGAAAGCTCAGGATAATTCAACACAATGTTGCAGACTACTAG
- the LOC4346651 gene encoding ferrochelatase-1, chloroplastic — protein MECVRSGSGVLDPRCSPRFLGKKGGSLTSCGKATSTNLAICTKHEQNLHGNVKPSQLAASGSSYSVHRSPVLKQRQNLSARSTSADVYTTFDENVRAVSSHAAEEKVGVLLLNLGGPETLDDVQPFLFNLFADPDIIRLPRLFRFLQRPLAKLISTFRAPKSKEGYASIGGGSPLRKITDEQANALKVALKKKNLNANIYVGMRYWYPFTEEAIDQIKKDKITKLVVLPLYPQYSISTSGSSIRVLQNIVKEDSYFAGLPISIIESWYQRDGYVKSMADLIEKELSIFSNPEEVMIFFSAHGVPLTYVTDAGDPYRDQMEDCIALIMGELKSRGILNSHTLAYQSRVGPVQWLKPYTDEVLVELGQQGVKSLLAVPVSFVSEHIETLEEIDMEYKELALESGIENWGRVPALGCTSSFISDLADAVVEALPSASALVTKKVDESDSDMDLMHYLSKMFFGSILAFVLLLSPRLISAFRNTLL, from the exons ATGGAGTGCGTCCGCTCCGGCTCCGGGGTTCTTGATCCCAGGTGCTCTCCGCGGTTCCTGGGGAAGAAGGGTGGTTCGCTCAC GTCATGTGGTAAAGCCACTTCTACAAATCTTGCCATTTGTACCAAACACGAGCAAAACTTGCATGGGAATGTTAAACCCTCACAGTTAGCAGCAAGTGGATCCTCTTATTCTGTTCACAGAAGTCCAGTGCTTAAGCAGAGACAGAATCTTTCTGCTAGGTCTACCTCTGCAGATGTATATACTACTTTTGATGAAAATGTCAGAGCTGTATCTTCACATGCTGCTGAAGAAAAGGTTGGAGTACTCTTATTAAACCTTGGTGGCCCAGAGACACTGGATGATGTTCAGCCATTTCTATTCAACCTGTTTGCTGACCCA GATATCATCCGTTTGCCAAGGCTGTTCAGGTTTCTTCAAAGACCATTGGCCAAGCTTATCTCCACTTTTAGAGCTCCAAAGAGTAAGGAGGGGTACGCTTCAATCGGTGGAGGATCACCTTTGCGGAAAATTACTGATGAGCAG GCAAATGCTTTGAAGGTGGCACTGAAAAAGAAGAATTTGAATGCTAATATATATGTTGGAATGCGATACTGGTACCCTTTTACAGAAGAAGCCATTGATCAG ATTAAGAAGGATAAGATTACAAAGCTTGTCGTTCTTCCACTGTACCCTCAATACTCCATATCGACAAGTGGATCAAGCATCCGTGTTCTCCAAAACATTGTCAA GGAGGATTCATATTTTGCTGGATTGCCAATTTCCATTATCGAATCATGGTACCAACGTGACGGTTATGTGAAATCAATGGCTGACTTAATTGAAAAGGAACTGTCAATTTTTTCCAATCCTGAAGAG GTTATGATATTCTTCAGTGCACATGGAGTACCACTTACCTATGTTACGGATGCTGGAGATCCTTACAGAGATCAGATGGAGGACTGCATTGCTTTGATCATGGGAGAGTTAAAATCCAGAGGAATCTTAAACAGCCATACTCTGGCTTACCAG AGTCGAGTGGGGCCAGTTCAGTGGCTGAAACCATATACTGATGAAGTTCTAGTTGAACTAGGTCAACAGGGTGTAAAGAGCCTCCTGGCTGTTCCAGTAAG CTTTGTGAGCGAGCACATCGAGACCTTGGAAGAAATCGACATGGAGTACAAGGAGCTGGCTCTAGAATCGGGCATCGAGAACTGGGGAAGGGTTCCAGCTCTTGGATGCACCTCATCCTTCATCTCCGACCTTGCTGATGCAGTGGTCGAAGCCCTGCCCTCCGCTTCCGCTCTCGTGACGAAGAAGGTGGACGAGAGCGATTCCGACATGGACCTGATGCACTACCTGAGCAAGATGTTCTTCGGCTCCATCTTGGCGTTCGTCCTCCTATTGTCGCCAAGGCTGATTTCCGCTTTCCGGAACACCCTGTTGTAG